The following proteins come from a genomic window of Brevibacillus antibioticus:
- the gerQ gene encoding spore coat protein GerQ, translating to MSQQMPYTGFPQQQYGYDMYPSAQYPYGIPQQQQQMIQQQQPQLVPMQPSGSLIPGMPITPGQALEESYIENILRLNRGKVITVYQTFENNSQWNAKIFRGVLETAGRDHIIISDPQTGKRYLLLMVNTDYITADEELNYIPPQLPTGVR from the coding sequence ATGAGTCAACAAATGCCTTACACTGGTTTCCCTCAACAACAATACGGCTACGACATGTACCCATCCGCACAGTATCCTTACGGCATACCTCAGCAACAGCAGCAGATGATTCAGCAGCAACAACCTCAACTGGTTCCGATGCAACCAAGCGGATCTTTAATTCCTGGAATGCCCATTACTCCTGGGCAAGCGCTGGAAGAATCGTACATCGAAAACATCCTGCGCCTGAATCGAGGCAAAGTCATTACGGTATACCAAACATTTGAAAACAACAGCCAATGGAACGCCAAAATTTTCCGTGGCGTCCTTGAAACGGCTGGCCGCGACCACATCATTATTAGCGATCCACAAACCGGCAAACGCTATTTGCTCCTCATGGTCAACACAGATTATATCACGGCGGACGAAGAATTGAATTACATCCCGCCTCAGCTTCCAACAGGAGTTCGGTAA
- a CDS encoding PilZ domain-containing protein — protein sequence MPGRSEGHQREFFRLRLEYALCADMTIVLVKGKTMEIGSTQVLIDDIGAGGLRFLSHLKMPANDQLVLQFATELCGQALKMYGHVVRTIPWETDYYEYAVRFTMEEEQHLEINRMVNRLAIRYRQKRIATEGRFYKGDRLTFLKELAQASLSMRASEA from the coding sequence ATGCCAGGTAGATCAGAGGGGCATCAACGTGAATTTTTTCGCTTACGTCTAGAATACGCCCTCTGTGCAGACATGACCATTGTGCTGGTCAAAGGGAAAACCATGGAGATTGGGAGCACGCAGGTATTGATCGATGATATTGGGGCAGGTGGACTTCGGTTTCTCTCTCATCTCAAAATGCCAGCAAATGACCAGCTCGTTCTGCAGTTTGCGACGGAATTGTGCGGGCAGGCTCTCAAAATGTACGGCCACGTCGTTCGCACGATTCCGTGGGAAACGGACTATTACGAATACGCTGTACGGTTTACGATGGAAGAGGAGCAACATCTGGAGATTAATCGCATGGTAAACCGATTAGCGATCCGCTATCGGCAGAAACGTATAGCAACAGAAGGCCGTTTCTACAAGGGTGACCGTCTGACATTTTTAAAAGAGTTGGCCCAAGCAAGTCTTTCGATGCGAGCCAGTGAAGCATAG
- a CDS encoding acyl-CoA dehydrogenase family protein: MSDLQTSIDQRTYSDNIPHPRTPQEQNFFKRDPNLNYLLERYLPASMHEWAKQQLSWLGAQVAGPIDERAAYTDREGRPRLRKYNRLGEDISEIITNEGYKETVAEVYGAGIVSYLYQDIPELGRKAPYSYSFFMGYLVSQSEPGFYCPVTLSMSAAYLIDRYGSEEQKEQYLTGLTSRDRTSLYEGATWLTERQGGSDVGANLTVAEPVAGRPGVYRLTGEKFFASNAGAFVATVLARIDEDKPGTKGLGLFLVPWIKPDNERNHIQVRRLKDKLGVNAVPSAEILLNGAEGYLIGEPQNGFKYMAEALNLSRICNAIASIGIMRRAFYEARYYAEQRRAFGKPIDQYPMVKEMLVSLLLDTEVSTGAVFDMIAVYDRLQSHSASKEDNALARLLIPLLKFRTGEEAVESTHTAIEIHGGNGYIEEYVTPRLLRDAQVLTVWEGTSNILALDILRVMQKENSHEVFCRLLRERIAGWKHAFSQPYAELIRTELAILEENIAYLMKQTHDYVMYKLKTLAEHMVDLYTLSCIVSEAEDQVTREGNARKYILARLYAEKHFHSPEKRGIQADSLLDVKFFTQLVEYQSISVEEWARQSAIVPTR, encoded by the coding sequence ATGAGTGATTTGCAAACAAGCATCGATCAGCGAACTTACAGCGACAACATCCCGCACCCTCGTACGCCACAGGAACAAAACTTTTTCAAAAGAGATCCCAACCTCAATTACTTGCTGGAACGTTATCTCCCTGCTTCTATGCATGAATGGGCCAAACAGCAGTTGAGCTGGCTAGGAGCGCAAGTGGCAGGACCCATCGATGAGCGTGCCGCCTATACAGACAGAGAAGGAAGGCCGAGATTGCGCAAGTACAATCGGTTGGGTGAGGATATTTCCGAGATTATTACCAACGAAGGCTACAAGGAAACCGTAGCAGAGGTTTACGGAGCAGGCATCGTCAGCTATTTGTATCAAGACATCCCTGAGTTGGGGAGAAAAGCGCCGTACAGCTATTCCTTTTTCATGGGCTATCTCGTGAGCCAGTCTGAGCCGGGCTTCTATTGCCCTGTCACCTTGTCGATGTCAGCCGCTTATTTAATTGATCGGTATGGCAGCGAAGAACAAAAGGAGCAGTACCTGACAGGACTGACCTCTCGTGATCGCACTTCCTTGTATGAAGGAGCTACTTGGCTGACGGAGAGACAGGGCGGTTCGGATGTCGGTGCGAATTTGACTGTAGCAGAGCCAGTAGCAGGTCGACCGGGTGTATACCGATTGACGGGAGAAAAGTTTTTTGCGAGCAATGCTGGAGCATTTGTTGCGACTGTTTTGGCGAGAATCGATGAGGACAAACCGGGGACAAAAGGGCTCGGACTGTTTTTGGTGCCTTGGATAAAGCCTGATAACGAACGCAATCATATCCAGGTCCGCCGCCTGAAAGATAAGCTGGGCGTCAACGCCGTACCATCTGCGGAGATACTGTTGAACGGGGCAGAGGGCTATTTGATTGGGGAGCCTCAGAATGGATTCAAGTACATGGCAGAAGCCCTGAACCTCTCTCGCATTTGCAACGCGATTGCTTCGATTGGGATCATGCGTCGAGCTTTTTACGAAGCGAGGTATTATGCCGAGCAACGTCGTGCATTTGGGAAGCCGATCGATCAGTACCCGATGGTAAAAGAAATGCTGGTGAGCCTCTTATTGGATACAGAGGTAAGCACAGGTGCGGTGTTTGATATGATTGCTGTTTATGATCGCTTGCAGTCTCATTCCGCTAGCAAAGAGGATAACGCGCTTGCTCGCCTATTGATTCCTTTGCTGAAATTCCGTACAGGGGAAGAGGCGGTCGAATCGACCCATACCGCGATTGAAATTCATGGCGGTAACGGCTATATCGAGGAATACGTGACGCCGCGTCTGTTGCGTGATGCGCAAGTTTTGACCGTATGGGAAGGCACCTCGAATATACTGGCACTCGATATTTTGCGTGTGATGCAAAAAGAAAATAGCCACGAAGTGTTTTGCAGATTGCTTCGGGAGCGCATAGCTGGTTGGAAGCATGCCTTTTCACAGCCGTACGCCGAACTGATTCGGACAGAACTGGCTATCCTGGAGGAAAATATCGCCTATCTCATGAAACAGACCCACGATTATGTAATGTACAAATTAAAAACGCTCGCGGAACATATGGTAGATTTGTACACTTTGTCATGCATCGTCAGTGAAGCAGAGGATCAGGTGACACGTGAGGGAAATGCACGCAAATACATTTTGGCAAGGCTGTATGCGGAAAAACATTTTCATTCGCCAGAAAAGCGGGGGATTCAAGCCGATTCTTTGCTGGATGTAAAGTTCTTCACTCAACTGGTGGAGTACCAGTCAATCAGCGTAGAAGAGTGGGCCCGACAGTCCGCAATTGTTCCGACCCGATAA
- a CDS encoding MerR family transcriptional regulator has translation MSREGIQKEESWTISDLAQQLDVSTRTIRYYEELGLIFPSRTEKGSRHYKRKDRARLRLILRGKRFGFSLDQIREMFELFDEDRTGRVQLLRTIEYGNQKLAEIDEKIMELRQLREDILVYKQNFEQKLLEENEEEKR, from the coding sequence ATGAGCAGAGAAGGAATACAGAAGGAAGAATCGTGGACCATCTCTGATCTTGCTCAACAATTAGATGTCAGCACCAGAACGATTCGGTACTACGAAGAGCTCGGCTTGATTTTTCCCAGCCGGACAGAGAAGGGAAGCAGGCACTACAAACGTAAGGATCGTGCCAGGCTGCGACTCATTCTGCGAGGGAAGCGCTTCGGATTTTCGTTGGATCAGATTCGCGAGATGTTTGAGCTGTTCGACGAGGACCGTACAGGTCGGGTGCAGCTTTTGCGAACGATTGAGTACGGCAACCAAAAACTGGCTGAGATCGACGAGAAAATCATGGAACTCCGACAACTGAGAGAAGACATTCTCGTCTACAAGCAAAACTTTGAACAAAAATTGCTTGAAGAAAATGAGGAGGAGAAACGATGA
- a CDS encoding YqaA family protein, which produces MLEHITQLFMQYGMWGLAAMAFLDSFISPIPPFFMQIAMSLLDPGSAIQFATVAFTASVLGAPIGFLLGRWLGKPLLHKILPEKWVIVATEKFEKNGDAAVLIGAFTPIPFKVFTVLSGVFNYSLTKLMFYAIIGRGLKFFLIGTLFYLYGKHAKVLIDEYFEITLLAVATVVAAIWFIWSIRRKRYA; this is translated from the coding sequence ATGCTCGAACATATCACACAGCTATTCATGCAATATGGGATGTGGGGACTCGCGGCCATGGCATTTTTGGACTCATTTATTAGTCCAATTCCTCCGTTTTTTATGCAAATTGCGATGAGTCTGCTCGATCCAGGCTCAGCGATTCAGTTTGCGACAGTAGCCTTTACTGCTTCCGTCCTCGGCGCTCCCATCGGATTTTTATTGGGGAGATGGCTGGGAAAACCACTTTTGCACAAGATTCTCCCTGAAAAATGGGTGATCGTAGCGACGGAAAAATTCGAAAAAAACGGGGATGCTGCGGTACTAATCGGAGCCTTTACCCCCATTCCTTTCAAGGTTTTCACTGTGCTCTCTGGTGTATTTAATTACTCACTGACCAAGCTCATGTTTTATGCGATCATCGGGCGGGGATTGAAGTTTTTCTTGATTGGCACCTTGTTTTATTTATACGGAAAACACGCAAAGGTTCTAATCGATGAATACTTTGAGATCACGCTGTTGGCGGTAGCAACAGTGGTTGCCGCGATCTGGTTTATTTGGAGCATTCGCCGCAAGCGGTATGCGTAA
- a CDS encoding MDR family MFS transporter, whose product MRLQIMIALMLSTFLAAMEGTIVSTAVPRITSDLAGFEQVSWVYAIYMLATAVSAPIYGKLADLFGRKNVLLIGIGIFLLGSTLCGVATSMWQLIVFRAIQGLGAGSVMPITMTIIGDLYTEQTARAKAQGWISAVWGLSGVAGPLVGGFLVDTLTWRYIFFLNLPFGLVSFFMLVFLYKEKLAIKEKHHIDYPGALIFSVGTIALLYALLTGSQNQSWTSPVTISLIVFALVTYLGFVSVEKKSPEPLIPLSLFTNRNVTKINLLTLLTNGIIISMVVYLPIWSQGVLGESATMAGFVLTPMPVCWTIGSILAGNLLGKLRAEQLFIAGTAVLTVATTLLSFLSAHSAGYLIYVAVGLIGLGMGLISPIIMVKIQSSVAVDKRGTAVALNTFTGTFSQTFGAAVFGMLFNMVTVASGHTNLGASFEHGSIPVAQLAQIRDLLASGVHVVFTGTLVLAIASFVLTLMIAKGNRVKQTH is encoded by the coding sequence ATGAGACTACAGATTATGATTGCCCTAATGCTCTCGACATTCCTTGCTGCGATGGAAGGAACGATTGTGAGTACAGCCGTACCACGCATTACGAGTGATTTGGCAGGCTTTGAACAGGTGAGCTGGGTATACGCCATCTACATGCTTGCCACTGCCGTATCTGCTCCCATTTACGGCAAGCTGGCTGATTTATTTGGCCGAAAAAACGTATTGTTAATCGGGATCGGCATCTTTTTGCTAGGTTCTACGCTCTGTGGAGTGGCGACGTCGATGTGGCAGCTCATTGTTTTCCGTGCCATTCAAGGCTTGGGTGCAGGTTCAGTCATGCCGATTACGATGACCATCATCGGAGATTTGTACACCGAGCAGACTGCCCGAGCAAAAGCGCAGGGCTGGATTAGCGCCGTATGGGGACTTTCCGGTGTGGCAGGTCCGTTGGTCGGAGGATTTTTGGTCGATACACTGACGTGGCGTTATATCTTTTTTCTTAACTTGCCTTTTGGACTTGTATCATTTTTCATGCTCGTCTTTTTGTATAAGGAAAAGCTTGCCATCAAAGAAAAGCACCATATCGATTATCCGGGCGCGCTTATTTTTTCGGTCGGGACCATCGCCTTGTTGTATGCCTTGTTAACAGGTAGCCAAAATCAATCCTGGACCAGTCCAGTGACGATTTCCTTGATCGTATTTGCTTTGGTGACCTATCTGGGGTTTGTATCGGTGGAGAAGAAATCGCCTGAGCCGCTGATTCCGCTTTCGCTTTTTACCAATCGAAATGTAACCAAGATCAATCTGCTGACGCTCTTGACCAATGGAATTATCATCAGCATGGTGGTTTACTTGCCGATCTGGAGCCAGGGAGTTTTGGGAGAAAGTGCGACAATGGCTGGCTTTGTCCTGACACCGATGCCGGTTTGCTGGACGATCGGGTCTATCCTTGCTGGGAACTTGTTAGGCAAGCTACGAGCGGAACAATTGTTTATCGCAGGGACAGCCGTTCTGACTGTAGCGACAACATTGTTGAGCTTCCTGTCCGCTCACTCAGCGGGATACCTCATTTATGTGGCTGTAGGCTTGATTGGTTTGGGAATGGGACTCATTTCCCCGATTATCATGGTAAAAATTCAATCGTCTGTTGCAGTCGACAAGAGGGGGACTGCCGTTGCTCTCAATACATTCACGGGTACCTTTAGCCAAACCTTCGGGGCAGCTGTATTTGGAATGTTGTTCAACATGGTGACTGTAGCAAGTGGTCATACGAATTTAGGGGCCTCATTTGAACATGGATCGATCCCTGTGGCACAGCTGGCACAGATCCGAGACTTATTGGCTAGTGGTGTTCATGTGGTCTTTACAGGCACCTTAGTGCTTGCGATAGCAAGCTTTGTTCTGACGCTTATGATCGCAAAAGGAAACCGAGTCAAGCAGACACACTAA
- a CDS encoding class I adenylate-forming enzyme family protein, translating to MNVSALLAANGRKYPDKPALVAGDVEVSFSQWDTRSTQWACYLRELGIEQGDRVVMLMPNCPEFAIFYVAVIRSGALVVPINARSTQEEVRHICEHAGAKALLVHDALVPIVNEWVLQTPQLVAIKTGVSQENWHGIANWDANDVSFDKMNALSSQPYLADMNEESEVSILYTSGTTGRPKGVLYTHRSLLTVAKMMSIELSMTHRSRILHLMPLSHSAPLHLFFIAGLMLGATQVMALTFSPQLLLDLVQQHRITHFFGAPVAYLLTMKHPEFVAYDLSSIEYWMYGGAPLSKEMASLMEDAYGRDKLACVYGLTEAGPNGMCLLHKEHPDKIGSIGNRGVLFAEMEVVDERGGRCASGEVGEIRLRGEGTMKGYYNNPEATAETIRDGWLYTGDIARVDEDGFLWMIDRKKDVMITGGVNVYPKEIEQLLERHPAIGEVAVVGLPHSEWGETVTAYVVLKSGVDTNREWLEEIQGFLRGHLADYKLPRQVNIVPALPRNTSGKVLKHVLRDVSSQKEVELR from the coding sequence ATGAACGTATCAGCTCTGCTCGCAGCAAACGGAAGGAAATACCCTGACAAGCCCGCGCTGGTTGCAGGAGATGTAGAGGTCAGTTTTTCCCAGTGGGATACACGCTCTACCCAGTGGGCTTGCTATTTGCGAGAGCTTGGCATCGAGCAAGGGGATCGGGTTGTCATGCTAATGCCCAATTGTCCGGAGTTTGCCATTTTTTACGTCGCCGTCATTCGCAGTGGTGCCCTTGTCGTGCCGATCAATGCACGCTCAACCCAAGAAGAAGTACGACATATATGCGAACATGCCGGAGCAAAGGCACTTCTTGTTCATGATGCCCTCGTGCCTATCGTGAATGAGTGGGTCCTCCAAACGCCGCAGCTTGTAGCAATCAAAACAGGTGTGAGCCAAGAGAATTGGCATGGTATTGCTAACTGGGATGCCAATGATGTGTCTTTTGATAAAATGAATGCGCTTTCTTCACAACCTTATTTGGCGGACATGAATGAAGAGAGTGAGGTCAGCATCCTCTATACATCTGGCACGACTGGACGCCCTAAAGGGGTGCTGTATACACATAGAAGCTTATTAACTGTCGCGAAAATGATGTCGATTGAACTGTCAATGACACATCGTTCGCGAATTTTGCATTTGATGCCGCTGAGTCATTCGGCTCCCCTCCATCTCTTTTTCATTGCAGGGCTCATGCTTGGCGCCACTCAGGTAATGGCCCTGACCTTCTCGCCGCAGCTTCTTTTGGATTTGGTGCAGCAGCATCGGATTACGCATTTCTTCGGAGCGCCAGTGGCGTATTTGTTGACGATGAAGCATCCCGAGTTTGTGGCGTACGATTTGTCTTCCATCGAATATTGGATGTATGGCGGGGCTCCGCTGTCCAAAGAGATGGCGTCGCTCATGGAAGACGCTTATGGACGCGATAAACTGGCGTGCGTCTACGGCTTGACGGAGGCAGGGCCGAACGGAATGTGTCTCTTGCACAAAGAGCATCCAGACAAAATCGGAAGTATAGGCAATCGTGGTGTATTGTTCGCCGAAATGGAGGTTGTAGACGAGCGAGGAGGGCGATGCGCCAGTGGCGAAGTGGGCGAAATTCGCTTGCGCGGAGAAGGGACAATGAAAGGATACTACAACAACCCAGAGGCTACAGCAGAGACCATCCGCGATGGTTGGTTGTACACAGGCGATATTGCACGCGTGGATGAGGATGGATTTCTGTGGATGATTGACCGGAAAAAAGACGTGATGATTACGGGCGGGGTAAACGTCTACCCTAAAGAAATCGAGCAGTTGTTAGAACGTCATCCGGCGATTGGCGAGGTAGCTGTTGTAGGTTTGCCACATTCGGAGTGGGGCGAGACGGTTACGGCCTATGTGGTGCTGAAATCAGGGGTCGATACCAATCGAGAGTGGCTAGAGGAAATCCAGGGCTTTTTGCGCGGTCATCTCGCCGATTACAAGCTCCCGCGACAGGTGAATATCGTTCCTGCACTACCGCGGAACACGAGCGGAAAAGTCCTGAAGCATGTATTGCGTGATGTCAGTTCCCAAAAGGAAGTGGAACTGCGATGA
- a CDS encoding cell wall hydrolase translates to MAVIKANSRDVDMLARLIRAEAEGEGELGMLMVGNVGVNRILGNCLDFKNIRSMRDMVYQSPGGFEAVQKPYFYQRTRDKERRLAQRAVNGEKTRPASNALWFYRPAGDCPATWWDQQNSGRYKAHCFFIPTRADCPRVY, encoded by the coding sequence ATGGCCGTCATCAAAGCGAACTCCAGGGATGTCGATATGCTTGCCAGACTGATTCGGGCTGAGGCTGAGGGTGAAGGTGAGTTGGGCATGTTGATGGTTGGCAACGTTGGGGTAAATCGGATTTTAGGTAACTGCCTTGACTTCAAAAACATCCGCAGCATGCGTGACATGGTCTATCAATCTCCGGGAGGATTCGAAGCGGTCCAGAAGCCGTATTTCTATCAACGGACCAGGGACAAAGAAAGACGATTAGCACAGCGCGCAGTCAATGGCGAAAAGACCCGTCCGGCTAGCAACGCATTATGGTTCTACCGGCCTGCCGGAGACTGTCCGGCTACCTGGTGGGATCAACAAAACTCCGGTCGCTATAAGGCGCACTGCTTCTTCATTCCAACAAGAGCAGATTGTCCACGCGTCTATTAA
- the mqnC gene encoding cyclic dehypoxanthinyl futalosine synthase → MIDSILERALAGERLGLEDGLALFASNEIEKIGHYANLVMQKHHPEPITTFVISRNVNYTNVCDTYCRFCAFYRRPGSSEGYVLPKETIFQKIQETVDVGGTEILMQGGTNPDLKLDYYTDLLREIKERFPQITMHSLSVAEVMKIAEVSNMSVEEVLKELKAAGLDSLPGAGGEILDDRTRQKISRLKGSWTHWIDTQKAAHRAGLPGTATMVIGFGEEMEERVLSLLRIRDAQDETGGFKAFIVWTFQPDNTNMKAVNNTPEEYLKTLAISRLMLDNIKNFQSSWVTMGPHYGQLSLSYGANDFGQTMMEENVVSAAACTYKVNTNQILELIRGAGKIPAQRNTQYDILRVFKDGEMAERDFVMQN, encoded by the coding sequence ATGATCGATTCTATATTGGAACGTGCTCTCGCAGGTGAACGACTGGGTCTAGAAGACGGTCTGGCTTTGTTTGCGAGCAATGAAATCGAAAAGATCGGACATTACGCCAATCTGGTTATGCAAAAGCATCATCCAGAACCGATTACGACCTTTGTCATCAGTCGCAACGTCAATTACACGAACGTATGTGACACGTACTGCCGTTTTTGCGCCTTTTACCGTCGCCCAGGCTCTTCTGAAGGATATGTTCTCCCAAAAGAAACGATTTTCCAAAAAATTCAGGAGACCGTGGACGTTGGCGGTACGGAAATTTTGATGCAAGGCGGCACGAATCCGGATCTGAAACTGGATTATTACACCGACCTCTTGCGCGAGATCAAGGAGCGCTTCCCGCAGATTACGATGCACTCTCTATCTGTAGCCGAAGTGATGAAAATCGCGGAAGTTTCCAACATGTCTGTTGAGGAAGTGCTGAAAGAGCTAAAGGCAGCGGGTCTCGATTCCTTGCCGGGAGCGGGTGGCGAAATCCTCGATGATCGTACACGTCAGAAGATTTCCCGATTGAAGGGCTCTTGGACTCATTGGATCGATACCCAAAAAGCAGCACACCGTGCAGGCTTGCCTGGTACTGCTACCATGGTTATTGGTTTTGGGGAAGAGATGGAGGAGCGCGTGCTTTCTCTGTTGCGTATCCGCGATGCACAGGATGAAACAGGGGGCTTCAAAGCGTTTATCGTTTGGACCTTCCAGCCGGACAACACGAATATGAAGGCTGTCAACAACACGCCAGAGGAATACTTGAAAACACTGGCAATCAGTCGCCTGATGCTGGATAATATCAAAAACTTCCAATCTTCCTGGGTGACGATGGGCCCGCATTACGGTCAGCTTTCTCTATCGTACGGAGCGAATGATTTCGGCCAAACGATGATGGAAGAAAACGTTGTTTCCGCAGCGGCATGTACGTACAAGGTCAACACGAACCAAATTTTGGAGCTCATTCGCGGCGCAGGCAAAATCCCTGCACAGCGCAACACACAGTATGACATTCTGCGCGTTTTCAAAGACGGCGAGATGGCAGAACGTGATTTTGTCATGCAGAACTAA
- a CDS encoding GNAT family N-acetyltransferase — MEEIRPVSIDDIDEVVRIAAMSYPGSNLLGAESRQRFAERVRETIENDPHVSYHGCYRDGRLLGIMKWYDFPMNVHGTPLLTGGIGLVAVDLLHKKEKVAMSMLRGFLSSYRERGISLVSLYPFRVDFYKQMGFGVGTKVHQYKFKPSSLPFVGKDKIVYIGKEDKEELSACYHRIARQTHGMIKRTDREWDRLLDVPEMIVVGYKKEGRLGGYLAFQFQSAHEKNKLLNNIEVRELQYESREALAQLLSFLQSQADQIQRIEFTTPDEDFHLLLSDPGNGTDSVLWSIYHESHVSGVGLMYRIIDVPEFFRQMSHYRFGLETVNIKLTIRDSFLPENEGTWLIKFVDGRPELGEATEFDVSVQLDISDFSSLVMGVVTARKLYQYGQLELDAPEKLPVLDKLFAVSEKPRSVTTF; from the coding sequence ATGGAGGAGATTCGCCCGGTTTCCATTGACGATATCGATGAGGTCGTTAGGATTGCAGCGATGAGCTACCCTGGAAGCAATCTTCTGGGTGCAGAGAGCAGACAGCGATTTGCGGAACGTGTAAGGGAGACGATCGAAAACGACCCACACGTCAGCTACCACGGCTGCTATCGGGATGGACGACTGCTGGGGATTATGAAATGGTATGATTTTCCCATGAATGTTCACGGTACACCGCTTTTGACTGGTGGGATTGGGCTGGTCGCCGTAGACCTTTTGCATAAAAAGGAAAAAGTGGCCATGTCGATGCTTCGAGGTTTCCTTTCCAGCTATCGGGAACGGGGAATCTCGCTGGTCTCTCTCTATCCGTTTCGTGTTGATTTTTACAAGCAAATGGGGTTTGGAGTAGGGACCAAGGTTCACCAATACAAGTTCAAACCGTCTAGCCTGCCGTTTGTAGGCAAGGACAAAATCGTTTATATAGGAAAAGAGGACAAAGAAGAACTGTCTGCTTGCTATCATCGCATCGCCCGTCAAACCCATGGCATGATCAAGCGAACAGACCGAGAGTGGGACAGACTCCTTGATGTCCCTGAAATGATTGTCGTCGGCTACAAAAAGGAAGGGAGATTAGGGGGCTATCTCGCTTTCCAGTTCCAGAGCGCTCATGAAAAAAACAAGCTCCTCAACAACATAGAAGTGAGAGAGCTTCAGTATGAGAGCCGCGAAGCACTTGCACAACTGCTCTCTTTCCTGCAAAGTCAGGCTGATCAGATTCAACGAATTGAGTTCACGACGCCGGACGAAGATTTTCACTTGTTGCTATCTGATCCCGGCAATGGAACGGATTCGGTATTGTGGAGCATTTATCATGAGAGCCATGTATCGGGAGTCGGTCTGATGTATCGAATTATTGATGTGCCAGAATTTTTCCGACAAATGTCCCACTACCGTTTTGGTTTGGAAACGGTGAATATCAAACTGACGATCCGCGATTCGTTCCTGCCTGAGAATGAAGGAACATGGCTTATCAAGTTTGTCGATGGACGTCCAGAATTAGGAGAGGCAACGGAGTTTGACGTTTCGGTCCAGCTAGATATTTCGGATTTTTCTTCACTCGTGATGGGGGTAGTCACTGCCCGCAAGCTGTATCAATACGGCCAGTTGGAGCTGGATGCACCAGAAAAGCTCCCCGTTTTGGATAAACTGTTTGCTGTTTCTGAGAAGCCGAGAAGTGTGACAACCTTCTAA
- a CDS encoding DUF2087 domain-containing protein translates to MSLHEAFWSASLQEWKQGYIEQDEHFMCLLCGEQVEKGIIYPVEGALYEASRFMRHHIEAAHGSVFTHLSQLDKRLTGLSDHQVNLLRLFYQGKTDAEVQSEMGIGSASTIRNHRFALKEKERQAKVFLVMMELLHEADKHQSSTDAKSTKQKNTSKDGDATEYAAIVKRLLPNGLSGRLERFPRKQKHKLILLEEISKKFELDRFYTEREVNEILEGLYDDYVTLRRYLVDVGLMDRQADGSQYWRIAVENEGEERVAQQLNRKQELKQMYKEVETDAGVYQIKNKQNDKVFIASTNNLKTINGRKFMLQHGSHPNRELQKDWDKYGPDAFEIKVLEKVEKKDHPYFDGKEALEKLEDKWMKKLAPYGDRGYHVQKDPS, encoded by the coding sequence ATGAGTCTTCATGAAGCATTTTGGAGCGCTTCTCTTCAAGAATGGAAGCAAGGTTACATTGAACAAGACGAACATTTTATGTGTTTGCTCTGTGGGGAACAGGTGGAGAAAGGAATCATTTATCCAGTGGAGGGTGCCCTGTACGAAGCGTCCCGCTTTATGCGCCATCATATCGAGGCTGCACACGGTTCTGTCTTTACGCACCTGAGCCAGTTGGATAAACGATTGACGGGCTTGTCTGATCATCAAGTTAATCTGCTTCGCCTTTTTTACCAGGGAAAGACAGACGCCGAGGTTCAAAGTGAAATGGGGATCGGCAGTGCATCGACGATCCGTAATCACCGCTTTGCACTCAAGGAAAAAGAACGTCAGGCCAAGGTGTTCCTGGTCATGATGGAGTTATTGCATGAAGCGGATAAACATCAATCGTCCACCGATGCCAAATCAACCAAGCAAAAGAACACCTCGAAAGATGGCGATGCCACAGAGTATGCCGCGATCGTAAAGAGACTCTTGCCGAATGGACTATCAGGTCGATTAGAGCGATTCCCACGCAAGCAAAAGCATAAACTCATCTTACTCGAAGAGATTTCCAAAAAATTTGAGCTCGATCGTTTTTACACCGAGCGGGAAGTGAATGAGATTTTGGAAGGTCTCTACGACGATTATGTGACCTTACGGAGATATTTAGTCGATGTTGGATTGATGGATAGACAGGCTGACGGCAGTCAATATTGGCGGATTGCTGTGGAAAATGAAGGAGAGGAACGGGTGGCGCAACAGTTGAATCGCAAGCAAGAGCTCAAGCAGATGTACAAGGAAGTAGAGACCGATGCAGGCGTTTATCAAATAAAGAACAAGCAAAATGACAAAGTGTTCATCGCCAGCACCAATAACCTAAAAACGATCAACGGTAGAAAGTTCATGCTTCAGCATGGCTCACATCCTAATCGTGAGCTGCAAAAAGACTGGGATAAATACGGTCCGGACGCTTTTGAAATAAAAGTGCTCGAGAAGGTTGAAAAGAAAGACCATCCGTATTTTGATGGGAAGGAAGCACTGGAAAAGCTCGAAGATAAATGGATGAAAAAGCTGGCGCCATATGGTGATCGAGGCTATCACGTGCAAAAAGATCCGTCCTAG